One genomic region from Harpia harpyja isolate bHarHar1 chromosome 1, bHarHar1 primary haplotype, whole genome shotgun sequence encodes:
- the IBA57 gene encoding putative transferase CAF17, mitochondrial isoform X1, with product MLVRAAAAASSPGLLRRLWRGGGSGAAACFPLGRALLDVRGAEAGVFLQGLLTNDVTPLVAGDGGRAALYAHALNVQGRCLYDLILYRLHESPEEEPHILLECDSGVLDAIQKHLKLYKIRRKINITPCLDLSLWAVVPGEQAGDIASSLAKCADQALISTPDPRTEVMGWRLIAKKGANLSEIIPGSHIGNVEDYHRHRYKQGIPEGVKDLPPGVALPLESNLAYMNGISFTKGCYIGQELTARTYHMGVIRKRLLPVHFSTPLPKDSIPEGAEILTESGKSAGKFRAGGGELGIALLRLANINEPLCLNIAGDKVKLTASIPEWWPKPASK from the exons ATGTTggtgagggcggcggcggcggcaagcTCGCCCGGGTTGCTGCGGCGGttgtggcggggcggggggagcggggccgccgcttGTTTCCCGCTGGGGCGGGCGCTGCTGGACGTGCGGGGGGCGGAGGCCGGCGTCTTCCTTCAGGGGCTCCTGACGAACGACGTCACGCCGCTGGTGGCGGGGGACGGCGGTCGCGCTGCGCTGTATGCGCATGCGCTCAACGTGCAGGGCCGCTGTCTCTATGACCTCATCCTCTACAG GCTTCACGAGAGTCCAGAAGAAGAGCCACACATCCTGCTGGAGTGTGACAGCGGCGTGCTGGACGCCATACAAAAACATCTGAAACTGTACAAGATCCGGAGGAAAATAAACATCACCCCTTGCCTTGACCTCTCTTTGTGGGCCGTTGTCCCCGGGGAGCAGGCTGGAGACATTGCCAGTTCCCTTGCTAAATGTGCAGACCAGGCTCTGATTTCAACTCCTGACCCAAGAACAGAAGTCATGGGCTGGAGACTGATTGCAAAGAAAGGAGCAAATCTATCGGAGATTATCCCTGGGAGTCATATTGGAAACGTTGAGGATTACCACAGGCACAGGTATAAACAAG gaattCCCGAAGGTGTGAAAGATCTCCCTCCTGGAGTAGCCCTCCCACTGGAATCAAACCTGGCCTACATGAATGGCATCAGCTTTACCAAAGGCTGTTACATTGGACAGGAGTTGACAGCCAGGACCTACCACATGGGTGTCATTCGCAAACGTCTGCTGCCAGTCCACTTTTCAACTCCTCTTCCCAAGGACAGCATTCCCGAGGGTGCCGAGATCTTAACCGAATCGGGAAAGTCAGCCGGCAAGTTCCGGGCTGGAGGAGGTGAACTTGGTATAGCTTTGCTGAGGTTAGCTAATATAAATGAACCACTCTGCCTAAATATAGCAGGTGATAAAGTGAAGCTCACTGCAAGTATACCCGAGTGGTGGCCAAAACCTGCTAGTAAATAA
- the GJC2 gene encoding gap junction gamma-2 protein encodes MTNMSWSFLTRLLEEIHNHSTFVGKVWLTVLIVFRIVLTAVGGESIYSDEQSKFTCNTKQPGCDNVCYDAFAPLSHVRFWVFQIIMISTPSVMYLGYAIHRIARSAEEEKKFKGFKKKKQFALNWQAVRNMEDPMEADEEEPMISDDTAEHEKAKAKPKSKEQQKHDGRRRIQQEGLMKIYVFQLLTRASFEVCFLIGQYLLYGFEVEAYYVCNRVPCPHTVDCFVSRPTEKTIFLLVMYVVSCLCLLLNMCEMFHLGFGTIRDAIRNRKINSFRQPPYNYAYAKNISCPPEYNLVVKSEKSTKIPNSLMAHEQNLANVAQEQQCTSPDENLPADLSTLHKHLRVAQEQLDIAFQSYSSTQANTQPSRTSSPASGGTVVEQNRANTAQEKQGAKPKACLEKGSSSSKDGKTSVWI; translated from the coding sequence ATGACCAACATGAGCTGGAGCTTTCTAACCCGCCTGCTAGAAGAGATTCACAATCACTCCACCTTCGTGGGGAAGGTCTGGCTCACCGTGCTCATCGTCTTCCGCATTGTCTTGACAGCGGTGGGGGGGGAGTCCATCTACTCTGATGAGCAGAGCAAGTTCACCTGTAACACCAAACAGCCCGGCTGCGACAATGTCTGTTATGATGCCTTTGCGCCGCTGTCACACGTCAGGTTCTGGGTCTTCCAGATCATCATGATATCCACCCCTTCGGTCATGTACCTGGGCTATGCCATCCACAGGATCGCCCGGTCGGCGGAGGAGGAGAAGAAGTTCAAGGGATTcaagaagaagaagcagtttgCTTTGAACTGGCAGGCAGTGCGCAACATGGAGGACCCGATGGAAGCTGACGAAGAGGAGCCCATGATCTCTGACGACACGGCAGAACACGAGAAAGCCAAAGCCAAGCCCAAGAGCAAAGAGCAACAAAAGCACGATGGGAGGAGGCGCATCCAGCAAGAAGGATTGATGAAAATCTATGTCTTCCAGCTACTTACCAGAGCTTCGTTTGAAGTTTGCTTTTTGATAGGGCAGTATTTGCTCTACGGTTTTGAGGTAGAAGCCTATTACGTCTGCAACAGAGTCCCTTGCCCTCACACCGTGGACTGCTTTGTGTCCCGGCCAACAGAGAAGACCATCTTTCTCCTGGTGATGTATGTCGTGAGCTGCCTGTGCTTACTGCTGAACATGTGTGAGATGTTTCACCTGGGGTTTGGGACCATCCGAGATGCCATTCGCAACCGGAAAATCAACAGCTTTAGGCAGCCTCCCTACAACTATGCCTATGCAAAGAACATCTCCTGCCCTCCTGAGTACAACCTGGTAGTGAAATCGGAGAAGTCCACCAAGATCCCCAACAGCCTGATGGCTCACGAGCAGAACTTGGCTAACGTCGCTCAGGAACAGCAATGCACCAGCCCGGATGAGAACCTCCCAGCAGACTTGTCCACCCTTCACAAACACTTGCGAGTGGCCCAGGAGCAGTTAGACATAGCATTTCAGAGCTACAGCAGCACCCAGGCCAACACGCAACCTTCTCGAACCAGCAGTCCCGCCTCGGGTGGCACAGTGGTCGAGCAGAACAGGGCCAACACCGCCCAGGAGAAACAAGGTGCTAAACCCAAGGCCTGCTTGGAGAAAGGGAGCTCAAGCAGTAAAGATGGAAAGACGTCTGTATGGATATAG
- the IBA57 gene encoding putative transferase CAF17, mitochondrial isoform X3: MGWRLIAKKGANLSEIIPGSHIGNVEDYHRHRYKQGIPEGVKDLPPGVALPLESNLAYMNGISFTKGCYIGQELTARTYHMGVIRKRLLPVHFSTPLPKDSIPEGAEILTESGKSAGKFRAGGGELGIALLRLANINEPLCLNIAGDKVKLTASIPEWWPKPASK; the protein is encoded by the exons ATGGGCTGGAGACTGATTGCAAAGAAAGGAGCAAATCTATCGGAGATTATCCCTGGGAGTCATATTGGAAACGTTGAGGATTACCACAGGCACAGGTATAAACAAG gaattCCCGAAGGTGTGAAAGATCTCCCTCCTGGAGTAGCCCTCCCACTGGAATCAAACCTGGCCTACATGAATGGCATCAGCTTTACCAAAGGCTGTTACATTGGACAGGAGTTGACAGCCAGGACCTACCACATGGGTGTCATTCGCAAACGTCTGCTGCCAGTCCACTTTTCAACTCCTCTTCCCAAGGACAGCATTCCCGAGGGTGCCGAGATCTTAACCGAATCGGGAAAGTCAGCCGGCAAGTTCCGGGCTGGAGGAGGTGAACTTGGTATAGCTTTGCTGAGGTTAGCTAATATAAATGAACCACTCTGCCTAAATATAGCAGGTGATAAAGTGAAGCTCACTGCAAGTATACCCGAGTGGTGGCCAAAACCTGCTAGTAAATAA
- the IBA57 gene encoding putative transferase CAF17, mitochondrial isoform X2: MLVRAAAAASSPGLLRRLWRGGGSGAAACFPLGRALLDVRGAEAGVFLQGLLTNDVTPLVAGDGGRAALYAHALNVQGRCLYDLILYRLHESPEEEPHILLECDSGVLDAIQKHLKLYKIRRKINITPCLDLSLWAVVPGEQAGDIASSLAKCADQALISTPDPRTEVMGWRLIAKKGANLSEIIPGSHIGNVEDYHRHRNSRRCERSPSWSSPPTGIKPGLHEWHQLYQRLLHWTGVDSQDLPHGCHSQTSAASPLFNSSSQGQHSRGCRDLNRIGKVSRQVPGWRR, translated from the exons ATGTTggtgagggcggcggcggcggcaagcTCGCCCGGGTTGCTGCGGCGGttgtggcggggcggggggagcggggccgccgcttGTTTCCCGCTGGGGCGGGCGCTGCTGGACGTGCGGGGGGCGGAGGCCGGCGTCTTCCTTCAGGGGCTCCTGACGAACGACGTCACGCCGCTGGTGGCGGGGGACGGCGGTCGCGCTGCGCTGTATGCGCATGCGCTCAACGTGCAGGGCCGCTGTCTCTATGACCTCATCCTCTACAG GCTTCACGAGAGTCCAGAAGAAGAGCCACACATCCTGCTGGAGTGTGACAGCGGCGTGCTGGACGCCATACAAAAACATCTGAAACTGTACAAGATCCGGAGGAAAATAAACATCACCCCTTGCCTTGACCTCTCTTTGTGGGCCGTTGTCCCCGGGGAGCAGGCTGGAGACATTGCCAGTTCCCTTGCTAAATGTGCAGACCAGGCTCTGATTTCAACTCCTGACCCAAGAACAGAAGTCATGGGCTGGAGACTGATTGCAAAGAAAGGAGCAAATCTATCGGAGATTATCCCTGGGAGTCATATTGGAAACGTTGAGGATTACCACAGGCACAG gaattCCCGAAGGTGTGAAAGATCTCCCTCCTGGAGTAGCCCTCCCACTGGAATCAAACCTGGCCTACATGAATGGCATCAGCTTTACCAAAGGCTGTTACATTGGACAGGAGTTGACAGCCAGGACCTACCACATGGGTGTCATTCGCAAACGTCTGCTGCCAGTCCACTTTTCAACTCCTCTTCCCAAGGACAGCATTCCCGAGGGTGCCGAGATCTTAACCGAATCGGGAAAGTCAGCCGGCAAGTTCCGGGCTGGAGGAGGTGA